A single Acidimicrobiales bacterium DNA region contains:
- a CDS encoding acyltransferase family protein, protein MGEGTSLAGSTSGRRPAEQVAELDRNNGNAATATLVAPPLPLPDAAPEAKRPAHLAYNPALDGIRGLALSSVLLYHGYAGDWFKGSFLAVSTFFTLSGFLITSLLLSEHARSGGIGLSSFYARRLRRLLPASAATLAAVSVSAIFTNQQWERQLGGDVFAAGLHVANWRFIFEDRAYADLFQDNQSLVLHFWSLAIEEQFYWLFPLITAGALVYFKGSLKAYTGVLLALIGGAGLLTLAYGNNPTVVYYATPIRGGEILMGGLLASLVARGWFVGNKRLVPVLAALGVVCLVVQVWLWWFAEQTHPSLRWGGLLGYSVISAALVLSANVDGPVRRVMSFEPLRLLGVVSYGVYLFHWPLFKILDENTVDSLLEPFPGSLQPRTWKLLVIRLVVVLALAAVSYRWFEQPIRRGQRPKWLNAQVLALGGVVGVLALAVVVPRVSEPPADPFESFVNAAEGPDPSTLEPESRVGVVVGDSTMVTTANGLSEWGKSAEPVQVLWGGSAENGCSIGDEGEVDYRGNQAGLRGGACDEWRESLHRDIARNRDRYGRMDYAVVQTGPWDVANRQIPGSDGEWVHIGQPIYDDYLRSEMTDVVDLLLDEGVTVVWLTAPAIDWTQIDPRPDEQPPEFDPARMGLYNDMIRELAGEREGVVSVDLAAHAAELPPDELARIRPDGVHWTFDGSVQIGQWLGPEIVAAANSEPAQAP, encoded by the coding sequence TTGGGGGAGGGGACGTCCCTGGCTGGGTCAACGTCGGGCCGTCGGCCCGCTGAGCAGGTCGCAGAGCTCGACCGCAACAACGGCAACGCCGCCACCGCGACCCTCGTCGCGCCCCCGCTGCCCTTGCCCGACGCCGCGCCGGAGGCGAAGCGGCCCGCCCACCTCGCCTACAACCCCGCGCTCGACGGCATCCGGGGCCTGGCGCTCAGCTCGGTGCTGCTCTACCACGGCTACGCCGGCGACTGGTTCAAGGGCAGCTTCCTCGCGGTCTCCACGTTCTTCACGCTGAGCGGCTTCCTCATCACGTCGCTGCTGCTCTCCGAGCACGCCCGCTCCGGGGGCATCGGCCTCAGCAGCTTCTACGCCCGCCGGCTGCGGCGCCTGCTGCCGGCCTCGGCGGCGACGCTCGCCGCGGTGTCGGTCTCGGCGATCTTCACCAACCAGCAGTGGGAGCGACAGCTGGGCGGCGACGTGTTCGCCGCCGGCCTCCACGTGGCCAACTGGCGCTTCATCTTCGAGGACCGCGCCTACGCCGATCTGTTCCAGGACAACCAGTCGCTGGTGCTCCACTTCTGGAGCCTCGCCATCGAGGAGCAGTTCTACTGGCTGTTCCCGCTGATCACGGCGGGTGCGCTGGTGTACTTCAAGGGGTCGCTGAAGGCCTACACCGGCGTGCTGCTGGCCCTCATCGGCGGCGCCGGGCTGCTCACGCTGGCCTACGGCAACAACCCGACCGTCGTCTACTACGCCACGCCGATCCGGGGCGGCGAGATCCTGATGGGCGGCCTGCTGGCGTCGCTGGTGGCCCGGGGCTGGTTCGTCGGCAACAAGCGGCTGGTCCCGGTGTTGGCGGCGCTGGGTGTGGTGTGTCTGGTGGTGCAGGTGTGGCTGTGGTGGTTCGCCGAGCAGACGCACCCGTCGCTGCGCTGGGGCGGGCTGCTGGGCTACTCGGTGATCTCGGCGGCGCTGGTGCTGTCGGCCAACGTCGACGGCCCGGTGCGGCGGGTGATGTCGTTCGAGCCGCTGCGGCTGCTGGGCGTCGTGTCGTACGGCGTCTACCTGTTCCACTGGCCGCTGTTCAAGATCCTCGACGAGAACACCGTCGACTCGCTCCTGGAGCCCTTCCCGGGCAGCCTGCAGCCCCGCACCTGGAAGCTGCTGGTCATCCGGCTGGTGGTGGTGCTGGCGCTGGCGGCGGTGTCGTACCGCTGGTTCGAGCAGCCGATCCGCCGTGGCCAGCGGCCGAAGTGGCTCAACGCCCAGGTGCTGGCGCTCGGCGGGGTGGTGGGCGTGCTGGCGTTGGCCGTGGTGGTGCCCCGGGTGTCGGAGCCGCCGGCCGACCCGTTCGAGTCGTTCGTCAACGCGGCCGAGGGCCCCGACCCGTCGACGCTCGAGCCCGAGTCGCGGGTCGGCGTCGTCGTGGGCGACTCGACGATGGTGACCACCGCCAACGGCCTCAGCGAGTGGGGCAAGAGCGCGGAGCCGGTGCAGGTGCTGTGGGGCGGGTCGGCCGAGAACGGCTGCAGCATCGGCGACGAGGGCGAGGTCGACTACCGCGGCAACCAGGCCGGGTTGCGGGGCGGCGCCTGCGACGAGTGGCGCGAGAGCCTGCACCGGGACATCGCCCGCAACCGGGATCGTTACGGCCGGATGGACTACGCCGTGGTGCAGACCGGGCCGTGGGACGTCGCCAACCGGCAGATCCCGGGCAGCGACGGCGAGTGGGTGCACATCGGCCAGCCGATCTACGACGACTACCTTCGCTCCGAGATGACTGACGTGGTCGACCTGCTGCTCGACGAGGGTGTCACCGTGGTGTGGCTCACCGCCCCGGCCATCGACTGGACGCAGATCGACCCGCGGCCCGACGAGCAGCCGCCCGAGTTCGACCCGGCCCGGATGGGGCTCTACAACGACATGATCCGCGAGCTGGCGGGGGAACGTGAGGGCGTGGTGTCTGTCGACCTTGCCGCGCACGCCGCCGAACTGCCGCCCGACGAGCTGGCTCGGATCCGGCCCGACGGCGTCCACTGGACGTTCGACGGGTCGGTCCAGATCGGCCAGTGGCTCGGACCGGAGATCGTCGCGGCGGCCAACTCGGAGCCTGCCCAGGCGCCGTGA
- the ccrA gene encoding crotonyl-CoA carboxylase/reductase: MEQILQAIQSGASGDEIAALPVPESYRAAHVLRAEQEMWEGVASEDKDPRRSLHVSDVPTPELAPDEVYLAVMASSINFNTVWTSIFEPLPTFLFLDRLAKESVWGARHKQDYHVVGSDAAGVVVRVGSAVRNWKPGDRVVVHCNFLDDQDPSAHDDSMLAANQRIWGFESNFGGLADLAVVKANQIMPKPSHLTWEESAVSGLCASTSYRMLVGRHAARMKQGDNVFIWGATGGIGAYATQLVLNGGGTPVGVVSSGDRAKLLNAMGCEAVIDRREEAYRFWSDENTQDEGEWRRLGKKVRSLVGDDPDIVFEHPGRQTMGASVFITKRGGTIVTCAATSGYMIEYDNRHLWMKLKRIVSSHFANYQEAWDMNRLIDKGAIQPVMSQVFPLTEVGAAAVAVHRNEAEGKLAVLCLAPSAGDGITDPEKRARIGEDKITLFQRHARGEL, from the coding sequence ATGGAGCAGATCCTCCAAGCCATCCAGAGCGGAGCGAGCGGCGACGAGATCGCCGCGCTGCCCGTCCCCGAGTCGTACCGCGCCGCCCACGTCCTACGCGCCGAGCAGGAGATGTGGGAGGGCGTGGCGTCGGAGGACAAGGACCCCCGCCGGTCGCTGCACGTGTCCGACGTGCCGACGCCGGAGCTGGCGCCCGACGAGGTCTACCTGGCGGTGATGGCCAGCTCCATCAACTTCAACACGGTGTGGACGTCGATCTTCGAGCCGCTCCCCACCTTCCTGTTCCTCGACCGGCTCGCCAAGGAGTCGGTGTGGGGCGCCCGCCACAAGCAGGACTACCACGTGGTCGGCTCCGACGCCGCCGGCGTGGTGGTGCGGGTGGGTTCCGCCGTGCGCAACTGGAAGCCGGGCGACCGGGTGGTCGTGCACTGCAACTTCCTCGACGACCAGGACCCCTCGGCCCACGACGACTCCATGCTCGCCGCCAACCAGCGCATCTGGGGCTTCGAGTCGAACTTCGGCGGGCTCGCCGACCTGGCCGTGGTGAAGGCCAACCAGATCATGCCCAAACCGTCGCACCTGACGTGGGAGGAGTCGGCGGTCAGCGGGCTGTGCGCCTCCACCAGCTACCGGATGCTCGTCGGTCGTCACGCCGCCCGCATGAAGCAGGGCGACAACGTGTTCATCTGGGGCGCGACCGGAGGCATCGGTGCCTACGCCACCCAGCTGGTGCTCAACGGCGGGGGCACCCCGGTGGGCGTGGTGTCGTCGGGCGACCGGGCCAAGCTCCTCAACGCCATGGGCTGCGAGGCCGTGATCGACCGGCGGGAGGAGGCGTACCGCTTCTGGTCCGACGAGAACACGCAGGACGAGGGCGAGTGGCGCCGGCTCGGCAAGAAGGTGCGCTCGCTGGTCGGCGACGACCCCGACATCGTGTTCGAGCACCCCGGACGGCAGACGATGGGCGCCTCGGTGTTCATCACCAAGCGGGGCGGCACGATCGTCACCTGTGCCGCCACCAGCGGCTACATGATCGAGTACGACAACCGGCACCTGTGGATGAAGCTGAAGCGCATCGTCTCGTCGCACTTCGCCAACTACCAGGAGGCGTGGGACATGAACCGGTTGATCGACAAGGGTGCGATCCAGCCGGTGATGTCGCAGGTGTTCCCGCTGACCGAGGTGGGCGCCGCGGCCGTGGCGGTCCACCGCAACGAGGCCGAGGGCAAGCTGGCCGTGCTGTGCCTGGCCCCGTCGGCCGGCGACGGCATCACCGACCCGGAGAAGCGGGCCCGCATCGGCGAGGACAAGATCACCTTGTTCCAGCGCCACGCCCGCGGCGAGCTGTAG
- a CDS encoding SRPBCC family protein, protein MPRVDSTVTVALDPERTFRLSQTYGELRYRWDPFVTEQRLLDGATEAGKGVRTWTRSRHRLVMVSEYVTYRPPEHVGMRMVTGPWFFKSFSGGWHFTPRDDGGTDATWRYNFTCRPGWLAPLADRIGVWLLGRDIRRRLDAFGRACADDEIVAALGPPSTS, encoded by the coding sequence ATGCCCCGTGTGGATTCGACCGTCACCGTCGCCCTCGACCCCGAGCGCACCTTCCGGCTCTCGCAGACCTACGGCGAGCTGCGCTACCGCTGGGACCCGTTCGTGACCGAGCAGCGGCTGCTCGACGGCGCCACCGAGGCCGGCAAGGGCGTCCGCACCTGGACCCGCTCCCGCCACCGGCTGGTGATGGTGTCGGAGTACGTGACCTACCGGCCGCCCGAGCACGTCGGGATGCGGATGGTCACCGGGCCGTGGTTCTTCAAGTCGTTCTCAGGTGGCTGGCACTTCACGCCCCGCGACGACGGCGGCACCGACGCCACCTGGCGCTACAACTTCACCTGCCGCCCCGGCTGGCTGGCCCCGCTGGCCGACCGCATCGGCGTGTGGCTGCTGGGCCGCGACATCCGGCGCCGCCTCGACGCCTTCGGCCGGGCCTGCGCCGACGACGAGATCGTCGCGGCTCTCGGCCCGCCTAGTACTTCATGA
- the mce gene encoding methylmalonyl-CoA epimerase, whose protein sequence is MLLTEIDHVAIAVNDLDAAIAYYESTFGAEVTHREVVESDGVEEALLKVAESYIQLLTPTRDDSPVARYLERKGEGLHHVGYRVDDCAVALDAVKASGGRVIDEAPRPGSRGTTVAFVHPKAAFGTLIELVQE, encoded by the coding sequence GTGCTGTTGACCGAGATCGATCACGTCGCCATCGCCGTCAACGACCTGGACGCGGCCATCGCGTACTACGAGTCGACCTTCGGTGCGGAGGTCACCCACCGCGAGGTGGTCGAGTCCGACGGCGTCGAGGAAGCGCTGCTCAAGGTGGCCGAGAGCTACATCCAGCTGCTCACCCCGACCCGCGACGACTCGCCGGTGGCCAGGTACCTGGAGCGGAAGGGCGAGGGCCTGCACCACGTCGGCTACCGGGTGGACGACTGCGCCGTCGCCCTCGACGCCGTGAAAGCCTCGGGCGGCCGCGTGATCGACGAGGCCCCCCGCCCCGGCAGCCGAGGCACCACGGTGGCGTTCGTCCACCCCAAGGCCGCCTTCGGCACCCTCATCGAGCTGGTGCAGGAGTAG
- a CDS encoding PQQ-dependent sugar dehydrogenase, whose translation MYRRVLALCDEHPSDIRHVAALPLALLALVPVVACGGAEDEGHDELTQAAAPLADIDLELTSIGQFDQPISIVGRPDDTALFVAGFKGTVTRVDVAGEGRSRTYTVGEQPLLDIDDQVITEDERGLLDIAFSPDGDRLYVSYTAEPDGTHTVVSYAYNGSTLDTASRKVVFELADTEPNHNGGDLEFGPDGYLYYAMGDGGGGGDPDGNAQNPLSLFGKIMRLDPEGATGDEGYAIPADNPFADGQGGKAEVWAYGLRNPWRFSFDAETGDLWIGDVGQGGWEEVDLLPAAGGDGSAGKGANLGWNEVEGTHGYEGGTNPDGAVLPVYEYALHEEGTCAVTGGVVYRGPYEALDGAYLYGDSCQSKVRALRVEDGKVTESLVFDDAGADQLVSFGTDNGGDVYVVGMGAGEIYRIDDPTPSSEPPPSPDPTASTTTTTDGTSPSSTTEPPATTEPPSTEPPSPSTTTTGPAGTLPGDPGGLRAEYFDNVDLTGTSHSRVEPRVYLDYEHEPFEDFEADTFSVRWTGELRVDTAGEYTLTTTSDDGARLWVDDQLLVDAWSSHAVRDDARKVTLAAGRHRIRMEYYEDTGVAVARLSWAGPGIPREVIPGPNLHPAGASA comes from the coding sequence GTGTACCGCCGCGTTCTCGCGCTCTGCGACGAACATCCCTCGGACATCCGCCACGTCGCCGCGCTCCCGCTCGCCCTCCTCGCCCTGGTGCCCGTCGTCGCCTGTGGCGGCGCCGAGGACGAGGGTCATGACGAGCTGACCCAGGCCGCCGCGCCCCTCGCCGACATCGACCTGGAGCTCACCAGCATCGGGCAGTTCGACCAGCCCATCTCGATCGTCGGCCGCCCGGACGACACCGCGCTGTTCGTCGCCGGCTTCAAGGGCACGGTCACCCGCGTCGACGTCGCCGGCGAGGGCCGGAGTCGCACCTACACGGTGGGCGAGCAGCCGCTCCTCGACATCGACGACCAGGTGATCACCGAGGACGAGCGGGGCCTCCTCGACATCGCCTTCTCGCCCGACGGCGACCGCCTCTACGTCAGCTACACGGCCGAGCCCGACGGCACCCACACCGTCGTGTCGTACGCCTACAACGGCTCGACGCTCGACACGGCGTCGCGGAAGGTCGTCTTCGAGCTGGCCGACACCGAGCCGAACCACAACGGCGGCGACCTCGAGTTCGGCCCCGACGGCTACCTCTACTACGCCATGGGCGACGGCGGCGGGGGCGGCGACCCGGACGGCAACGCCCAGAACCCCCTGAGCCTGTTCGGCAAGATCATGCGCCTCGACCCCGAGGGCGCCACCGGCGACGAGGGGTACGCCATCCCCGCCGACAACCCCTTCGCCGACGGGCAGGGCGGCAAGGCCGAGGTCTGGGCGTACGGCCTGCGCAACCCGTGGCGCTTCAGCTTCGACGCCGAGACCGGCGACCTGTGGATCGGCGACGTCGGCCAGGGCGGCTGGGAGGAGGTCGACCTGCTGCCGGCAGCGGGCGGCGACGGCTCGGCGGGGAAAGGCGCCAACCTGGGCTGGAACGAGGTGGAGGGCACCCACGGCTACGAGGGTGGCACCAACCCCGACGGGGCGGTCCTGCCGGTCTACGAGTACGCCCTTCACGAGGAGGGGACCTGCGCCGTGACGGGCGGCGTCGTCTACCGGGGGCCGTACGAGGCCCTCGACGGCGCCTACCTCTACGGCGACTCCTGCCAGTCGAAGGTGCGGGCGCTGCGGGTGGAGGACGGCAAGGTGACCGAGAGCCTGGTGTTCGACGACGCCGGCGCCGACCAGCTGGTGTCGTTCGGCACGGACAACGGCGGCGACGTGTACGTGGTCGGCATGGGGGCGGGGGAGATCTACCGCATCGACGACCCGACGCCGTCGTCGGAGCCCCCGCCGTCGCCGGACCCCACGGCGTCGACGACCACCACGACCGACGGCACGTCGCCCTCGTCCACGACGGAGCCGCCGGCGACCACGGAGCCGCCGTCGACCGAGCCGCCGTCGCCGTCCACCACCACGACGGGCCCGGCCGGGACCCTGCCGGGCGACCCCGGCGGCCTGCGGGCCGAGTACTTCGACAACGTCGACCTCACCGGCACGTCGCACTCGCGGGTGGAGCCCCGGGTGTACCTCGACTACGAGCACGAGCCGTTCGAGGACTTCGAGGCCGACACCTTCAGCGTCCGCTGGACCGGCGAGCTGCGCGTCGACACCGCCGGCGAGTACACGCTGACCACCACCAGCGACGACGGCGCCCGGCTGTGGGTCGACGACCAGCTGCTGGTCGACGCCTGGAGCAGCCACGCGGTGCGTGACGACGCCCGCAAGGTCACCCTCGCCGCCGGCCGCCACCGCATCCGCATGGAGTACTACGAGGACACGGGCGTGGCCGTCGCCCGCCTCTCGTGGGCCGGCCCGGGCATCCCCCGGGAGGTCATCCCCGGCCCCAACCTCCATCCGGCCGGGGCGAGCGCTTAA
- a CDS encoding ABC-F family ATP-binding cassette domain-containing protein: protein MRGLTVEVGATLVVEGAAFSVRAGDRVGLVGRNGAGKTSLLKVLGGMAEPKAGVIQRPEAFGYLPQDPRLDLADPSVTAVQHVIGGRGLDVLVTRMEKLRVRMEELPGDQRLVDRWSKAHDRYEHAGGYAAEAEAKSLLSGLGLRQDRTERPITVLSGGERRRVELARILFAGSESLLLDEPTNHLDNDARDWILGFLRSYRGALIVVSHDLELLDESITRVLHLDRPGESDVGELTEYKGTYSQYRVSRARDEERRAKVAARQQSEIARLQTLVDRWGAKQSKASFANALETRIERIRASAVDAPVARRGMRLKLPDPPPSGRTSLTVSGLRKSYGGGPAVFDELTFDVGRGERLLVLGLNGAGKTSLLRILAGTSEADTGAVEFGHQVSVGYYAQEHEGIEAGRSLLDHMNEAAPGTHEQVRRRLLGTFGLSGDKVHQDASSLSGGEKTKLALSLLVAGKHNLLLLDEPTNNLDPPSREAVAAALASWAGTMVIVSHDIGFVRDLAPDRALLMPEGEVDHWSDNLLGLVDLA from the coding sequence GTGCGCGGCCTGACAGTGGAGGTGGGCGCCACCCTCGTGGTCGAGGGGGCCGCCTTCTCCGTGCGCGCCGGCGACCGGGTCGGGCTCGTCGGGCGCAACGGTGCCGGCAAGACGTCGCTGCTCAAGGTGCTCGGCGGCATGGCCGAACCGAAGGCGGGCGTGATCCAGCGGCCCGAGGCGTTCGGCTACCTGCCGCAGGACCCACGGCTCGACCTGGCCGACCCCAGCGTCACCGCCGTGCAGCACGTCATCGGCGGGCGGGGCCTCGACGTGCTGGTCACCCGCATGGAGAAGCTGCGGGTCCGCATGGAGGAGCTGCCCGGCGACCAGCGCCTGGTCGACCGCTGGAGCAAGGCCCACGACCGCTACGAGCACGCCGGGGGGTACGCCGCCGAGGCCGAGGCCAAGTCGCTGCTGTCGGGCCTCGGCCTGCGCCAGGACCGCACCGAGCGGCCCATCACCGTGCTGTCCGGCGGCGAGCGGCGGCGGGTCGAGCTGGCCCGCATCCTGTTCGCCGGCAGCGAGTCGCTGCTGCTCGACGAGCCCACCAACCACCTCGACAACGACGCCCGCGACTGGATCCTGGGGTTCCTGCGCTCCTACCGGGGCGCGCTGATCGTGGTCAGCCACGACCTCGAGCTGCTCGACGAGTCGATCACCCGGGTGCTGCACCTCGACCGGCCCGGCGAGTCCGACGTCGGCGAGCTCACCGAGTACAAGGGCACGTATTCGCAGTACCGGGTGTCGCGGGCGCGGGACGAGGAGCGGCGCGCCAAGGTCGCCGCCCGCCAGCAGTCCGAGATCGCCCGGCTGCAGACGCTGGTCGACCGCTGGGGCGCCAAGCAGTCGAAGGCGTCGTTCGCCAACGCCCTGGAGACCCGCATCGAGCGGATCCGGGCGTCCGCCGTCGACGCTCCCGTGGCCCGGCGGGGCATGCGGTTGAAGCTGCCCGACCCGCCGCCGTCGGGGCGCACGTCGCTCACGGTGTCGGGGCTGCGGAAGTCGTACGGCGGTGGTCCGGCGGTGTTCGACGAGCTGACGTTCGACGTCGGGCGGGGCGAGCGGCTGCTGGTGCTGGGGCTCAACGGCGCCGGGAAGACGTCGCTGCTGCGGATCCTGGCCGGCACCTCCGAGGCCGACACGGGGGCCGTGGAGTTCGGCCACCAGGTCTCGGTCGGCTACTACGCCCAGGAGCACGAGGGCATCGAGGCCGGTCGCTCGCTGCTCGACCACATGAACGAGGCCGCTCCGGGCACCCACGAGCAGGTGCGGCGGCGGCTGCTCGGCACGTTCGGCCTGTCGGGCGACAAGGTGCACCAGGACGCGTCGTCGCTGTCGGGCGGCGAGAAGACCAAGCTGGCCCTGTCCCTGCTGGTGGCGGGCAAGCACAACCTGCTGCTGCTCGACGAGCCCACCAACAACCTCGACCCGCCGTCGCGGGAAGCCGTCGCCGCGGCGCTGGCGTCGTGGGCCGGCACGATGGTGATCGTGAGCCACGACATCGGCTTCGTCCGCGACCTCGCCCCCGACCGGGCGCTCCTGATGCCCGAGGGCGAGGTCGACCACTGGTCCGACAACCTCCTCGGCCTCGTCGACCTCGCCTGA
- a CDS encoding 5'-3' exonuclease H3TH domain-containing protein, with translation MDVHLVDGTYELFRYHFAPNNKDLKQGATIGVVGTLLQLVADGATHVAVATDHVIESFRNDMWPGYKSSAGMPRELLSQFTPVEELMAAAGFTVWPQVTFEADDGMAAGAVMAAADPRVEQVIICTPDKDLGQCVGGKVVQLDRRKGVVFDAAGVEERLGVPPASIPDLLGLVGDTADGFPGLPGWGAKSAAAVLRRWGHLEDIPADPLTWDAGVRAASKLNATLREQFDLALLFRRIATVEVDAPVSDSVDELLWTGPTDPAALAAVSPTLAARAERLAP, from the coding sequence ATGGACGTCCACCTCGTCGACGGCACCTACGAGCTGTTCCGGTACCACTTCGCCCCCAACAACAAGGACCTGAAGCAGGGGGCGACGATCGGGGTGGTCGGCACGCTGCTGCAGCTCGTCGCCGACGGAGCCACCCACGTCGCCGTGGCCACCGACCACGTGATCGAGTCGTTCCGCAACGACATGTGGCCCGGCTACAAGAGCTCGGCGGGCATGCCCCGGGAGCTGCTGTCGCAGTTCACGCCGGTCGAGGAGCTGATGGCGGCGGCGGGCTTCACGGTGTGGCCGCAGGTGACGTTCGAGGCCGACGACGGCATGGCCGCCGGCGCGGTGATGGCCGCCGCCGACCCCCGAGTCGAGCAGGTGATCATCTGCACCCCCGACAAGGACCTGGGCCAGTGCGTGGGCGGCAAGGTGGTGCAGCTCGACCGGCGCAAGGGCGTGGTGTTCGACGCCGCCGGGGTGGAGGAACGCCTGGGCGTGCCGCCGGCATCGATCCCCGACCTGCTGGGCCTGGTGGGCGACACGGCCGACGGCTTCCCGGGCCTGCCCGGCTGGGGCGCCAAGTCGGCCGCCGCGGTGCTGCGCCGCTGGGGCCACCTGGAGGACATCCCCGCCGACCCGCTGACGTGGGACGCCGGGGTGCGGGCGGCGTCGAAGCTGAACGCCACCCTGCGGGAGCAGTTCGACCTGGCGCTGCTGTTCCGCCGGATCGCCACCGTCGAGGTGGACGCCCCGGTGAGCGACTCGGTCGACGAGCTGCTGTGGACCGGCCCCACCGACCCCGCCGCCCTCGCCGCGGTGTCGCCGACCCTGGCGGCCCGGGCGGAGCGCCTGGCGCCGTAG
- a CDS encoding DUF202 domain-containing protein → MADSTVRDHLANERTFLAWLRTSAGVMALGVGIARFVTDDGSRYPVAAGLVLVVVGVVGLAYGTARYYRVATQIDTGEVEVADHRGPLAAAVVLAVAILAAFILLA, encoded by the coding sequence ATGGCCGACAGCACGGTGCGTGACCACCTGGCCAACGAGCGGACGTTCCTGGCCTGGTTGCGCACGAGCGCCGGCGTGATGGCGCTGGGCGTCGGCATCGCCCGCTTCGTCACCGACGACGGGAGCCGCTACCCGGTGGCGGCCGGTCTGGTCCTCGTGGTGGTGGGCGTGGTCGGCCTGGCGTACGGCACCGCCCGCTACTACCGGGTGGCGACGCAGATCGACACCGGTGAGGTGGAGGTCGCCGACCACCGCGGTCCGCTCGCCGCCGCCGTCGTGCTGGCGGTGGCGATCCTCGCCGCGTTCATCCTGCTCGCCTAG
- the sigJ gene encoding RNA polymerase sigma factor SigJ, with protein sequence MTSWEAVFRPERSRLVGLAYRITGCRLDAEDIVQEAWLRAQRADVATVERPAAWLTTVVSRLALDELRSARRRREDYVGPWLPDPIRTDADTDPAVAVELAESLTFGFLLLLEALDPVERVVFLLADVFDTPYDEIAAAVDRSPGACRQVASRARRRVREGRVRRDPPADAERVAHDLLMAMAAGDVDTVVSLLSDDVELISDGGASVRAARRPVVGPTRVARFLVNITRRYALLSVEATTINGEPGVVVRLAGGLDLVMAVEVVAGRVHAVHSIRNPEKIAALDVDTPIA encoded by the coding sequence ATGACGTCGTGGGAGGCGGTGTTCCGGCCCGAACGGTCGCGGCTGGTCGGGCTGGCGTACCGGATCACGGGCTGCCGCCTCGACGCCGAGGACATCGTGCAGGAGGCCTGGCTGCGGGCGCAGCGCGCCGACGTGGCGACGGTCGAGCGGCCGGCGGCCTGGCTCACCACGGTGGTCTCGCGGCTGGCGCTCGACGAGCTGCGATCGGCCCGGCGCCGCCGCGAGGACTACGTCGGTCCCTGGCTCCCCGACCCGATCCGGACCGACGCCGACACCGACCCGGCCGTGGCCGTCGAGCTGGCCGAGTCGCTCACGTTCGGGTTCCTGCTCCTCCTGGAGGCCCTCGACCCCGTCGAGCGGGTGGTGTTCCTGCTGGCCGACGTGTTCGACACGCCCTACGACGAGATCGCCGCCGCCGTCGACCGCAGCCCGGGGGCGTGCCGGCAGGTGGCCAGCCGGGCCCGGCGGCGGGTGCGGGAGGGCCGGGTGCGGCGCGATCCGCCGGCCGACGCCGAGCGGGTGGCGCACGACCTGCTCATGGCGATGGCGGCCGGCGACGTCGACACGGTGGTGTCGCTGCTGTCCGACGACGTGGAGCTGATCAGCGACGGCGGCGCGAGCGTGCGGGCGGCGCGGCGCCCGGTGGTCGGCCCCACCCGGGTGGCCCGCTTCCTGGTCAACATCACCCGCCGCTACGCGCTGCTGTCGGTGGAGGCGACGACCATCAACGGGGAGCCCGGCGTGGTGGTGCGCCTGGCCGGGGGCCTCGACCTGGTGATGGCGGTCGAGGTGGTGGCGGGCCGGGTGCACGCCGTCCACTCCATCCGCAACCCGGAGAAGATCGCGGCCCTCGACGTCGACACGCCCATCGCCTAG